GACCGGGATGGGATGGCGCCCGCTCTGGCGCAGACTGCTGTCGGTATTTGCCAACTGCAGGCGGCACAGCTATCCCATGCCAGCGATGAACTCAATGGCGCTGTGGGGCGTATTGTCGACAACTTGCACGGCATAGCGGCAAAGGAAGCACGCCTTTCCGAAGATACCAGTGCCATGGCAGGTGTGGCAGATCAGACGGGAAGCTCTTTCCTGACGGGACTGGAAGCCGATCTCACCGTGGTTGGCGCCGTTCTGGACCAGAGTTCCCAGCTCAATCGTGCCCTGACCAAGGCCATGAACACCGTTGCCGAAACGGTAACGGAGATTACGGCGTTTGTCAGCGATATTGAGTTCATCGGTGAGGAAATCGAACTCATCGCCCTCAATGCACAGGTGAAAGCTGCCCTGACCGGTGACGATGGTGCCGCGCTTGGAGTCCTTGCAGAGGCTATTCAACGGCTGTCGGTGGATGCCATTGCCCAGACCTCTGCCGTTTCCAATATGTTGACCGAAGTTACCAATGCCACCGAAGGACTCTGCAACAGCGCCAGGGCAGATGCGACCGAGCTTGACCAGGAAGTGGAAGAAATGGTCAGTTCACTGCCGGGGCTGCTTCAATCCCTGCAGAGAGTGAATGATTCACTTAGCGAATGTCTGAAGAACATGCAAGGGGCTGTTGAAACGCTTTGTACAGATATTGACGCAGCAACCAACGGCATTACGGCCCATTTTCAGGTGACCCAGGTGATCGACCAGGTAAGGAGCGAACTGTGCACCATTATCGATGAAGCCCGTCTCATCGCTCCGTCATCTGATGCTGAAAACGGCAATCTGATGCAGCTTGCCGACCGCTACACCATGGACAGCGAACGCAAGATCCATCATTCCATGATCAAAAAAGAAGAGGGAGCAAGTACTCAACCTGTACCTGCCGATCCTGTCAGCGAAGTTTCTTCGCCGGCATCCGATGGGCTGGGAGATAACGTGGAGCTGTTTTAATATTCAGCGTCAGCTTTAGGAGGAGAATCTGTTATGGGTGAACTGAAGGTGACCATGGCCAAAGCGGAAGGGAACCCTGCTGCCTTGGTTGTAAAAGTCAGCGGACCGCTTACCGTCCAGAACGTTGGAGAATTGAAAACTTCTCTTTTGCAGGCATTGGAGGGAGGGGAACAGCTTTGCCTCGACCTGGCCGGGGTGACGGAGGTCGACCTGGCAGGCCTGCAACTCCTATGCTCGGCTCACCGCAGTTCCCTGCACCTTAACAAGCATCTCTGCATTACTACCGGTGATAGTGATATTATTGATACGGCGAGCATGGAAGCAGGTTTTCAGCGCCATGTGGGATGTGCCCAGGACAAGGAAAAAAGCTGCTTTTGGGTGGGAGGGAATGATTGATGGGAAAGATAATCATGACGGCGGATGATTCTGCCAGTGTCCGACAGATGGTCAGTTTTACCCTGAAACAGAACGGGTACGAGGTGGTGGAAGCGGTGGACGGAAAAGATGCGCTGCAGAAGCTTGGCGGACAAAAGGTCGATATGCTCATCACCGACCTGAACATGCCGAACCTGGACGGCATCGGCCTGATCAAGGGGGCGCGGGCTCTGCCTGCCTGTAAATTCATTCCTATCGTTATGCTTACCACGGAATCCCAGGACAGCAAAAAACAGGAAGGAAAGGCCGCCGGGGCAACCGGCTGGATAGTAAAGCCTTTCAAGCCTGAACAGCTGATGGCGGTGGTGAAGAAGGTGCTCGGATGATGGACCAACATCAAGAGGCATTCAAGGAAGAGGCTTACGAGCTTCTGGCAGAGTTGGAAACGTCCCTCCTGGAGCTTGAAGAAAGGCCTGATGATGAGGAAGTGATCGGCCGGGTCTTCCGGGCCATGCATACCATCAAGGGATCGGGGGCAATGTTCGGTTTTGAAGACATTGCCGCTTTTACCCACGAAGTGGAAACGGTTTTCGATCTGGTGCGCAACGGTCTGATTCCGGTAACCAAAACACTGGTCAACGTTACCCTGGCCGCTCGCGATCAGATCAAGGCCATGCTTGATGCTTCAACCGGGGGCGCTGTGGTTGACGTAGCCTGCACCGCAGAGATCATTGCCACCCTGAAGAGCATGCTTCCCGAAACGGAGTCTGAAAAATCATCGGCGAACCTTCAACCGGCCGAAGAGGCAAAAGGGGGGCAGCAGGAATCGGCTGAAGTTACCTACCGGATCCGTTTCGAACCAGACCAGGGTATTTTCATGCGAGGAACTAATCCCCTGAGCCTGGTCAAGGAATTGAGGGAACTTGGTCAGAGCCGGGTAATTGCCCAGGTGACCAACCTGCTTCCCCTGGAGGAGATGGATGCGGAGAGCTGCTATGTTTACTGGGATGTGATTTTGACCACCAACAGGGGAATTGACGCCATCAAGGATGTATTCATATTTGTAGAGGACGATTGCGAGCTGAAGATCGAGGCCATTGACAGTGGGGCACCTTTCGCCGGCGAAGATGGCTACAAGAAACTTGGCGAAATACTGGTGGAACGGGGTGATCTGAGCTTCGAGGAGATGAAGAATATCCTGTCCCAGCAGAAACGATTTGGGGAAATTGCCATCGAGAGCGGGTTTGTGGAACCGGAAAAAATCATCTCTGCCCTTGTGGAGCAGCAGCATGTGAAGGAGGTCCGGCAGGAAAGGCAATCCCAGGAGAACGCTTCCAGCATCCGTGTTCCTGCAGAAAAACTGGACGTTTTGGTAAACCTGGTGGGAGAACTGGTCACGGTCCAGGCTCGTCTTAGTCAGACCTCCGCCGGGCGCAGGGATGCGGAACTGATGTCCATCGCCGAAGAGGTGGAGCGTCTGACCGCAGAATTGCGGGATAACGCTCTCAACATCAGGATGCTGCCCATCGGCACCACCTTCAGTAAGTTCAAACGCCTGGTTCGCGATCTTTCCAACGAACTGGGCAAAAAGATTGAAATGGAGACTTCCGGCGCTGAGACGGAGCTGGATAAGACCGTCATAGAAAAGCTCAACGATCCCTTGGTGCACCTGATCCGCAACAGCATCGACCACGGCATAGAAATGCCCGAAGAGCGAGCGGCAGCCGGCAAGCCGGCACAGGGGACGGTGCATCTCTCCGCCGTTCATTCCGGCGACAGTGTCTTCATTACCATCAAAGACGACGGTGCAGGACTGGATAAGGAGGCCATTCGGGCCAAGGCCATAGAAAAGGGGCTTATTCCGCCCACCACAGAACTGTCCGAAAAAGAGATTTTTGCCCAGATATTTGCTCCCGGCTTTTCCACTGCTAAAAAGATCTCCAGTGTCTCCGGGCGCGGTGTCGGAATGGATGTGGTCAAGAGGGCCATCGAAGCGTTGCGCGGCACCATCGAAATAACCAGCAAACGGGGAGAAGGCACCACCATTACCGTAAAGATACCCCTGACCCTGGCCATCATCGAAAGCCTGCTGGTTCAGATCGGCGGCGACCGTTTCCTGCTTCCACTTTCACTGGTGGATGAATGTGTGGAATTGACCGGCAGCGACATCGAAAAGTCCCATGGAAGAAATCTGGCCACCGTTCGTGACCACATGGTGCCATACATCCCACTCCGGGAGAAGTTCCGGATCATCGGCAATGCGCCGGAAATCCAGCAGATCGTCATCACCCAGGTCAACGGCATGCGTGTCGGCTTTGTGGTCGACCACGTCATAGGCGAGCACCAGACGGTTATCAAATCACTGGGACGGGCTTATAAAAATGTCGAGGGCATATCGGGAGCGACGATTCTGGGTGACGGGGCGGTTGCACTGATCGTGGATATCCCGCAACTGATAAAGGAAGTGGAGGCGCAGAGCCTGCAATAGGTTGTTTAAGGGCAATCTTATGTAATGTGGTTAGAAAGGGAGGAAACATTTCATGGACATCAGCAATATGAAACTTGCTACAAAATTGTACGGTGGTATTGGTCTGATCGTCGCAGCTCTTGTGTGTGTTGTCCTGTTCCAGGTGATAAAGATGCGGGAGCTGGGCAATGTCCAGGATCACGGAGCCGACCTGAGTGGCAACGCAGTCGCCATTCAGGAAGTGCAGGTGCGGCTTGAGGCTCTGTACGGCATAATGGCCGACGCTGTTATCAATCGCAATCTTGCCGAATCACGCAAGGAATTCAAGGACGCTAAAGACAACCTTCTGAAAGATGTGGATAATGTGCGTAAACTGGCCGATACGGCGGAGGAAAAGCAGTTGGCTGAAGCCTTTGCCGTCAATCTCGCCAAATATCAGGACCTGTTTGAAAACAGGCAGCTGCCCGAGTTGCAGAAAGGCGCCGGCTCCAGCACGGAAGAGCTCCGCAGGATAGACGCTCTGCTCGATGCAGCACGGGATGCCGCAATCGAGCCGTTGCATAAGATTGTCGTCTCCATCAAGAAGGAAAGCACCAATGGTGATGAAATGTTCGATGCCTTGAGGCAGCGAACCTCCACCATATCCATTGTTTGCAGCGTAGCGGCACTGATCTTCTCGGTCATTTTCGGCTGGCTGCTGGTCAGGAACGTGCAGCGGCAGTTGGGGGGAGATCCTCTCTACGTGGTCGAGATAACACGCAAGGTCGCAGCAGGTGACCTGTCAATGTCCATAGACACCACAGGCAAGGATGAACGAAGTTTGATCTTTGCCATGGCGCAGATGATGTGTACCATAAAGGCACTGGTCGACGATACCGGCGTGCTGGTAAAGGCGGCCATCGACGGCAAGCTCGATGTAAGGGCTGACGCCGACAAGCACCATGGGGAATTCCAGAAAATAGTTCATGGAGTCAACGCGACCCTTGATGCCGTAGTAACCCCTCTGAACGTGACGGCCGATTATGTTGCCCGCATCTCAAAGGGTGACATGCCTCCTCAGATAACGGAGGAGTATAAGGGGCAGTACAATCTGATCAAACAGAACCTTAACCTGCTGATCGATTCCACTAACCGTATAGCAGCAGCAGCCAGGGAAGTGGCAGACGGCAACCTGCAAGTTGAGCTGAAGGTTCGTTCGGAGAATGATGAGCTGATGAAAGCATTGTCAGCCATGGTGGCCAATCTTGTGGAAATCATCGGCAATGTGAAATCTGCCGCAGACAACGTTGCAGCCGGCAGCCAGCAGCTTTCCGCAGGTTCCGAGGAAATGTCCCAGGGAGCAAGCGAGCAGGCTGCCGCTGCCGAAGAAGCATCCTCTTCCATGGAAGAAATGACCGCAAGTATCAGACAGAATGCTGACAATGCCATGCAGACCGAAAAAATCGCCCTGAAATCAACCGCTGACGCCCAGGAAGGGGGAAGGGCCGTTGATGAAACAGTCCTGGCCATGAAGGAAATAGCAAGCCGGATCACCATCATAGAAGAGATAGCCCGGCAAACGAACCTGCTTGCGTTGAACGCAGCCATTGAGGCGGCCCGTGCCGGTGAGCATGGCAAGGGATTTGCCGTTGTTGCTTCCGAAGTACGCAAGTTGGCCGAGCGTAGTCAGAAGGCAGCGGGTGAAATAAGCGAACTTTCGGCTTCCAGTGTCGACATTGCCGAAAAAGCAGGTCAAATGCTCAGTTCCATACTTCCCGATATTCAGAAGACGGCGGAACTGGTGCAGGAGATAAATGCATCCAGTAAAGAGCAGGATACGGGGGCAGAGCAGATAAACAAAGCAATACAGCAGCTTGATCAGGTTATACAAACCAATGCAGGTGCTTCGGAAGAGATGGCCTCCACTGCCGAAGAGCTGGCGTCCCAGGCCGAACAGCTGCAACAGGCAATCGCCTACTTTAAAATCGACAGTTCGGCAGTGGACAAACGACCGATAACCGAAAAAAAGCCGGTGCAAAAGCAACAGGCTAAAGCTGACAAATCTCTGAAAAATGCCAAAGCCAACTGTTATTCAAAAAAGGCCGTGGGCCATGATCTTGATATGCAGGAACCACACAATGAATTGGATTCTGATTTCGAGAAATTCTGAGTAAGGGCAGGAGGTAACAGAGATTCTTATATTTCCAGTTATATGAGAGGCGCTGCTCATCGTTGCAGCGCCTCTCATACCTCATCTTTACTTAGACCGACAGCCCCGGATAACAGCCTGAGACCCACCCCCCAATATACTCCCATGCTTATCTTTGATGACTCCAGAAATTAGTAATTACCTACCATTTTACTATTAAAATTATTTCCACATTCTTTATAAAAAAAGTTTAGAAAAAAAAATAAATTCCGAAAAGTGACATTGTTGAAGCAGAATTTTAATCTCCTTTATTCATCCTTGATGGGGATGCTTGAAGATTAGAGCTGCTCCATCTGCAAATGAACCATATTTCCAGGTTCAATCACATCAACGTGGAGGGGTAAATGTTCAAGAACATGAAGATCGGTACCAAACTGGGAATCGGGTATGGCGTTGTTCTTTTGCTTATGGTGTTAATGGGAGTGCTGGCCTATGTGAATGTGAGCAGGTTGAGCAACAGTATCGATGAGCTTGCCGCAGACAGGTTCCCTAAGACCGTCCAGGCCAACGATGTTATCGATCAACTGAATATTGCCGCCAGAGCTACCAGAAACGCCATCCTTACCGATGACAGGTCGGAGGCAGCTAAAGAAATTGGCCGTATACCAGATTGTTCCAGGATAATTAATGACAGGATGGAAAAACTCAAGGCTGCTATTCAAGATCCGAAAGGTAAGGAGCTCTTTTCTGCCGTTGAAGTTGGCAGGGAAAAGTACCGTGATGATCTGAAACAATTGATCGATCTCATTAATCAGGGGAAGAACGCACAGGCGAAAGCCCTTCTTTTCGGCAAGATGAGGACGAGCCAGCAGGATTATATGCAGGGCATAGCCGAGCTTATCGCCTATGAGACCCAAGAGGTGAATCGGATCGGCAAGGAGGGTATAGCACTTGGCAAGCATACCATAACGATTATTCTGGCGTGCACGATTTTTGCTCTGTTGCTGGGCGCTACAATCGCGTTGATCATCACCCGAGCCATTACCAAACCTGTTGCAGCATGTATTACCGCAGCCAACAAGATAGCCGGCGGCGATATGGATGTGGCTCTGGATGTGACGGCTCAGGACGAAACCGGAAAACTGCAGGCAGCCATGCAGACAATGGTTGAAGCCATAAAAGCTTTAGTGGCAGATGCCAACATGCTTGCCCAGGCGGCACAGGAAGGCAGGCTGGCAACCCGTGCCGATGCAGCCAGGCACCAGGGAGACTACCAACGGATCGTTGCAGGAGTCAATCAGACACTGGATGCCGTTATCAACCCTCTCAACCTGGCCGCGGAATATGTGGACCTGATCAGCAAGGGGGACATCCCGACAAAGATAACCGATAACTACAACGGCGACTTCAACCAGATAAAGATCAATTTGAACAACTGCATCGACATTATGCAGAGGCTGCTGGAGCAGACCGACATCCTCATTCGCGGTGCTGCTGAGGGTGAGCTTGACAAACGTGCCAATGCGGAGCTTTTTACCGGTGGATGGAAGGACCTGGTGAGCGGTGTCAATAATATCCTCACCAATATCGTCAATCCGCTCATGCTGACAGCAGACTATGTAGACCGCATTTCCAAGGGCAACATGCCACCGCTGATAACAGCCGAATACAAGGGGCAGTACAACATTATCAAGAACAACCTGAATCTATTGGTGGATTCGACCAACGGCATCACAGCGGCAGCTAAGGAGATAGCCGGCGGCAATCTGCAGGTGGAGCTCAAGATGCGTTCGGCCGAGGATGAACTGATGCAGGCTTTGTCCGCAATGGTGGAGAAGCTTGTAGCTATTATAAAAGAAGTGAAGTCGGCAGCGGACAACGTGGCCGGCGGTAGTATGCAATTGTCATCGGCGGCACAGGAAATGTCCCAGGGGGCAAGCGAACAGGCGGCAGCAGCCGAAGAAGCATCATCATCCATGGAGGAGATGACCTCGATTATAAGGCAGAACGCCGACAACGCACAGCAGACGGAAAAGATAGCGGTGAAATCGGCCGAGGACGCCAAGGAGGGGGGCAAGGCCGTTGCCGAGACGGTGCAGGCCATGAGGGATATCGCTGACAAGATTTCCATCATCGAGGAAATCGCCCGGCAGACCAACATGCTGGCGCTGAACGCAGCCATCGAGGCCGCACGCGCCGGAGAGCACGGCAAAGGATTTGCCGTGGTGGCAAGCGAGGTAAGGAAGCTGGCCGAGAGAAGCCAGAACGCTGCGGGCGAAATCTCCACCCTTTCCGTTTCCAGTGTGGAGGTGGCTGAGAAGGCAGGCCAGATGCTGGCAAACATCCTTCCCGACATCCAGAAGACTGCTGAACTGGTGCAGGAGATCAATGCCGCGAGCAGGGAACAGGATTCAGGTGCGGAGCAGATCAACAAGGCGATCCAGCAGCTTGATCAGGTCATTCAGCAGAATGCAGGAGCTTCGGAAGAGATGGCTTCAACGGCCGAAGAGCTTTCTTCCCAGGCGGAGCAACTGCAGGATAATATTTCCTTCTTCAGGATCGGTGCGACGGAGCCGGCAAAGCAGGCTAAGGACAAAAAGAAATCTGCCAATGCTACCCATGCCGCTCCTGCAATGGACAACATCAAACACGCCAAGGCCAATGGATATCACAAGAAGGTGGTCGGGCACGATCTGGATATGAATGATGACCATGACAACCTGGACGGGGATTTTGAAAAATATTGATTACAGGTAAAAGAAGAGGAGCCGGATAACTTCCGGCTCTTCGCCAAACTTGCTATGCTCAGGCAGCAAAGGGCTGGAACCCAATCCATCGGGTCCAGCCCTTTTTCATTCTCCAGCCTCCCGATTTGCTCCAGATTTCCCGCCACTTTGTACATGTTTTACTATTTGATTCTACTGTTTTGCGTGCTGAAATTAGAAAAATTTACCTTCAAGTTCTCCGTAATATTACCGAAGAATGTCGGTAGCGACGGAATTCAAGGTAAATGGCATGCAACGGCGGAGGAAAATCATGTTTAAAGAAATGAAGTTGGCAACGCGTTTGGCCCTGTCTTATGGCGTGATCATCGTTTTGATGGTGATTATGGGGGGCATCTCACACCTGGGGTTGAAAAAAATCAATGATGCTGTCGAAGTTCTGGTAACGGACAAATGGCCGAAGACGGTCCAGGCCAACGCAATGATCGGTGAGGTGAATGTGGTTGCCAGGGCGTTGCGCAACATGCTCCTGACCGATGACAAAACCGTCATGCAGAAGGAACGGTCAAGGGTAATCGACGCTACTGCAGCCATCAACAAGCACTATGACGAGCTGGAAAAGACGGTCACGAGCGAGAAAGGCAAAGGGCTTCTAAATACGCTCCAGGACGCACGTGCCAAATACGAGGCGGAAATGGCCCACGTTCTTTCAGTCATAGATGCGGGAGATAAAAAAGCTGCGACAGGCTTGCTTTTCGGCAAGTACCGTCAATTGCAGACCGCATATCTGGAGGCATCGTCAGAGATGATCAGGTACCAGAGCGGTGAAATGGACCGGACCGGCAAAGAGGCGGTGGAGACCTATGGCAGAATTTCCCTGCTTATCTACGTTCTTCTGGCTGTCTGCTTCGCCTTGGCGGGGGTGATCGGCTGGCTGGTGACGAGAAGCATCACCAGGCCCATAGCACAGGCGGTTGACATCAGCAACCGGGTTGCCGCCGGCGACATGAGCGTGGAAATAGGCAATACGGGCGCCGATGAAACAGGCCTGCTTTTAAACAGCATGAAGAAAATGATCGACCACATAAAAATGCTGGTGGACGATACGGATATGCTTGCCAAGGCGGCCGTGGAGGGCAAACTTACCCTGCGCGCCGATTCCTCTAAACACGAAGGAGATTTCCGCAGGGTGGTCGAAGGGGTCAACGCGACCATTAACAGGCTGGTAGGCCTGTTGGACAGTATGCCGGCTCCGGCAATGATAATCGATAATGACTTCAATATCCTATATATGAATGAATTGGGCGCCCAGGTGGGGGGCAAGACGCAACAACAGGTGCTCGGCGCCAAATGTTACGACCATTTCAAGACGTCAGATTGTAAAACCCACAACTGTGCCTGTGGAAGGGCGCTTCAGACCGGGCAGCCGGCAAGCAGCGAGACCGATGCCCATCCTGCAGCCGGCATCGATCTGGAAATCTCCTATACCGGGGTTCCGTTACGTAACGATTCCGGCCAGGTAGTCGGGGCTTTCGAGGTGGTGAGCGATCAAACAGCAGTCAGGAAGGCTGCCCGCCTTGCCGCAAAAATTGCCGATTACCAGAATAAGGAAACGAAAAAGCTGGTGGAAGGGCTGGGAAGGCTGGCACAGGGTGATGTGGATTTGACGGTGGTACCGGAGTCTGCCGATGGCGACACCATGGAAGTAAAAGCGACCTTCGAAAAAATTGCCGAAGCTGTGAATAAATGCGTAGAGGTTATCAACGGCCTGAACACCGATGTAGCAATGCTTGCCCGGGCTGCCATGGAAGGACGGCTGAATATCCGTGCCGATGCCGGCAAGCACTCGGGGGCATATGGTGCCATCGTCCACGGTGTTAACGAGACCATTGGCAGACTGGTGGGCTTTCTCGACAGCATGCCGTCACCGGCCATGATTATCGATAATGATTTTACCATCCTCTATATGAATGACCTGGGGGCAAGGGTAGGTGGAAAGACCCCCGCCCAGGTGGTGGGAACCAAATGCTACGATCACTTCAAGACATCCGATTGCAAAACCGCTCAGTGTGCCTGTCAGCAGGCTATAACCGGCGGAATCGAGGCAACCAGCGAAACGGATGCCCATCCTGCCATCGGTGTCGATCTGGATATTTCCTATACCGCAGTGCCCATAAAGGATGGCCATGGCCATGTCATGGGTGCCCTGGAGGTAGTAACCGATCTGACCGCTGTGAAAAGGGCGGCAAGAGTGGCGAAAAAAATAGCCGACTTCCAGGCGGTGGAAACGAACAAGCTGGTTGATGGCCTGGAACGACTGGCGAAGGGAGAGATCAATTTCACCATTGCCACCGCACCGGCAGATGACGACACCAAAGAGGTGAAACAGACTTTTGACGTTATCGCCCATGCAGTGAATACCACTGTTCAGGCAACTCAAACCATTACGGAGGCTGCCAAACTCGTTGCCGGTGGGGATCTGACCGTAGAGATCAAGGAACGTTCGCCGGAAGATGAACTGATGCATGCCCTTTCGGCGATGGTTAAAATGCTGAATGAGGTGGTATCTGACGTTAAAAAAGCGGCCGACAATGTGGCGGCCGGAAGCCAGGAATTGTCTTCGGCTTCCACCGGAATGTCCCAGGGGGCCAGTGAGCAGGCTGCGGCCGCCGAAGAGGCATCTTCCTCCATGGAGGAGATGTCTTCCAATATCCGGCAGAACGCCGATAATGCCATACAGACGGAAAAAATAGCATCCAAATCGGCCAAGGATGCCCAGGAGGGTGGGAAAGCGGTACTTGAGACCGTTGCTGCCATGAAGGACATCGCCGGCAAGATATCGATCATCGAAGAAATAGCCCGCCAGACCAATCTCCTTGCCCTCAATGCGGCCATAGAGGCGGCCCGGGCAGGCGAACACGGCAAAGGGTTCGCAGTGGTGGCCAGCGAGGTACGCAAGCTGGCCGAGCGAAGCCAGCGAGCTGCCGCGGAAATTTCGGAGCTGTCCTCAACCAGTGTCGGGGTAGCTGAATCGGCAGGAAACATGCTCAGTAAGATCGTTCCCGACATTCAGAAGACGGCAGAACTTGTACTGGAGATAAGCGCCAGTAGCAGAGAGCAGGATGCCGGCGCCGAGCAGATCAACAAGGCAATACAGCAACTGGATCAGGTGATTCAGCAGAATGCAGGCGCTTCCGAAGAAATGGCATCCACAGCCGAAGAGTTGGCTTCACAGGCTGAGCAGCTGCAAAGCACCATAGCCTTCTTCAAGATCCGTGACGCTATTGCCGTGAAACGACCGATGGAACAAAAAGTCATTCCCCAGGTGAAACAAAAGGTGCAGCCGGTCAAGGAGATAAAAAAAGCCAAGGCCAACGGTTATGGGAAAAAGGCAGTGGTCGGTCATGACCTGGATATGACGGATGGACACGACAATCTGGACAGTATTTTCGAAAAATACTAAAGGGATTTTGGTTCCCGGCAAGGCGCGGCGACGCAGCTCCAGCTGCCGCCTTGCCGGAGGAGCAACACAGCCGGGGCCAAGGTGAAGCGAAAGTGCCTGGTTCAAAAGAACCAGGCACTTGAGTCTGATGAAAAAGCCCTATCTGCGGCGTTGCCCTTACCAGTCGTCGCTGCGGCGTACCGTTAAGTACGCCTCACTCCTCAGGTTTCGGGCGCCTTGCACCTAGGGCTTTTTGATCAGCCTTACATATTGTGACTTCGTCAGCAATCTGAAGTGCCTGGTTCAAAAGAACCAGGCACTTTTATATTTAGCTTTACCTTTCATGTTAATTGAATATAATAAACTACTTCAAACTTTATCCCGAAAGGATGATGATGCCGAACGGCTCCAAGGATTATAATATCCTGGTTGATGGGGATGGCAGGGGTGCCCAGCTGTTGGGGCTGGTCTGGACTGTAGTGATTGCGGTCATGGCTATCGCACTTCTCACCGACATTGAGGAGATGGTCGGTTTGATCAATACTTTTGGCCTCGTAATGTTATGGATAGTGGGGATTGGCGGGATCTGTCTGGGAAGCAGAAAACTGCGGCAAAGCGAAGAGAGATTATACTCTGCTGAACAGGCTCTGTGGAAATCAAAGCAGAATCTTGAACTAAAAGTCATGGAACGAACTGCGGAACTGGAAAGGGCCAATCTGCGGCTCAAAGATGAGGTCGAAGAGCGTTTGCGTGCAGAAACCGCTTTACGAGCATCGGAGATGAAATATCGCATCGTAGCCGAGAATACCTATGGCTGGGAGTTCTGGCTGGATGTGCAGGGCCGGTTCATCTATTCGTCACCCGCCTGCAAGGAGATCACCGGTCATGGAGCCGAGGAGTTCGTGACGGATCATGAACTTTTTCGCCGCATTATTTTTCACGAGGATCTGAGGTGTTATGAGACTCACAGAAAAGAGGTTGAAGAGGGGCGCAAAACCGATTCAGTTGCTTTTCGCATCGTCAGGCCGGACGGCAGTATGCGCTGGATCGGCCATGTCTGCCAGCCTGCCTACGATGACGAGGGCAATTTCATCGGTACCCGGGGGAGCAACCGTGATATCAGTGGCCGCAAACGGACAGAAGACGAGATACGCATGCTGAACGAAGAACTGGAGGCCAGGGTAAGAAAAAGGACTGCCCAACTTGAGGCTTCCAACCGGGAACTGGAGGGATTTTGTTATGCCATATCCCATGACCTTCGAGCTCCGCTGACGCGTCTTGAAGGATACAGCCGGGCATTGCTCGAAGACTGCGGTGATACCCTCGACAACCAGGGGCGCACCTATGCGGAAAGCATTGAGAGGAACAGCAAACAGCTGAAAGAGGTCATAGATATACTTCTCGAATTGACAATGCTGACCCGTAGCGACCTGATGGTGGAGGAGATAAATCTGAGCGAGATGTGTCATGAAATTATGAACGACTTGCAAACTGCGTATGTCGGACGCAACATCGAGTTGTTGGTGGCGCCGATGGTCATGGCCAGAGGAGACAGAAACCTGCTGATGGTGGCCCTTAGAAATCTCCTGGATAATGCCTGCAAGTATACGGCGAAGCATCAACAGGCGACTATCGAATTCGGCGTGATGGAGCAGAAAACACGAAAGGTCTTTTTCATCCGCGATGATGGTGCAGGCTTCGATATGAAATTCGCCAAAAAGATGTTCAAGCCGTTCGAACGTATTCACCGCTCGGAAGAATTTTCCGGTGTGGG
This region of Geotalea daltonii FRC-32 genomic DNA includes:
- a CDS encoding chemotaxis protein CheA — encoded protein: MMDQHQEAFKEEAYELLAELETSLLELEERPDDEEVIGRVFRAMHTIKGSGAMFGFEDIAAFTHEVETVFDLVRNGLIPVTKTLVNVTLAARDQIKAMLDASTGGAVVDVACTAEIIATLKSMLPETESEKSSANLQPAEEAKGGQQESAEVTYRIRFEPDQGIFMRGTNPLSLVKELRELGQSRVIAQVTNLLPLEEMDAESCYVYWDVILTTNRGIDAIKDVFIFVEDDCELKIEAIDSGAPFAGEDGYKKLGEILVERGDLSFEEMKNILSQQKRFGEIAIESGFVEPEKIISALVEQQHVKEVRQERQSQENASSIRVPAEKLDVLVNLVGELVTVQARLSQTSAGRRDAELMSIAEEVERLTAELRDNALNIRMLPIGTTFSKFKRLVRDLSNELGKKIEMETSGAETELDKTVIEKLNDPLVHLIRNSIDHGIEMPEERAAAGKPAQGTVHLSAVHSGDSVFITIKDDGAGLDKEAIRAKAIEKGLIPPTTELSEKEIFAQIFAPGFSTAKKISSVSGRGVGMDVVKRAIEALRGTIEITSKRGEGTTITVKIPLTLAIIESLLVQIGGDRFLLPLSLVDECVELTGSDIEKSHGRNLATVRDHMVPYIPLREKFRIIGNAPEIQQIVITQVNGMRVGFVVDHVIGEHQTVIKSLGRAYKNVEGISGATILGDGAVALIVDIPQLIKEVEAQSLQ
- a CDS encoding methyl-accepting chemotaxis protein; translation: MFMDNNVPAFNVKSLPSSWPARLASASRLLMEISGTTEEEFLATGARLHDFYDRAGQISQMSSEMAGQVSGEEISHTIGRLREILVQMDEYLVHGEKETEQSSQTLRSILLLLDRTAAPLSGFRKINKSLRMLGISTKIESARLGQSAAGFDTLANDVAQLSIQVLEKAGTILEQKELLTSVIRQTLNQVLDLGIEQKGQVKGILERTQASLAALTEVNSRCSTAASAIAEASGVVSRNIGEVVMSMQFHDIVRQQIEHVAEALDDLQNSLESEGEDRDGMAPALAQTAVGICQLQAAQLSHASDELNGAVGRIVDNLHGIAAKEARLSEDTSAMAGVADQTGSSFLTGLEADLTVVGAVLDQSSQLNRALTKAMNTVAETVTEITAFVSDIEFIGEEIELIALNAQVKAALTGDDGAALGVLAEAIQRLSVDAIAQTSAVSNMLTEVTNATEGLCNSARADATELDQEVEEMVSSLPGLLQSLQRVNDSLSECLKNMQGAVETLCTDIDAATNGITAHFQVTQVIDQVRSELCTIIDEARLIAPSSDAENGNLMQLADRYTMDSERKIHHSMIKKEEGASTQPVPADPVSEVSSPASDGLGDNVELF
- a CDS encoding STAS domain-containing protein, with the translated sequence MGELKVTMAKAEGNPAALVVKVSGPLTVQNVGELKTSLLQALEGGEQLCLDLAGVTEVDLAGLQLLCSAHRSSLHLNKHLCITTGDSDIIDTASMEAGFQRHVGCAQDKEKSCFWVGGND
- a CDS encoding response regulator is translated as MGKIIMTADDSASVRQMVSFTLKQNGYEVVEAVDGKDALQKLGGQKVDMLITDLNMPNLDGIGLIKGARALPACKFIPIVMLTTESQDSKKQEGKAAGATGWIVKPFKPEQLMAVVKKVLG